A window of Streptomyces sp. SAI-127 contains these coding sequences:
- a CDS encoding Tellurium resistance — translation MGFLDGLRGGREVDFDSGSAASNAIELTKRHNRVSLTKQGAATGNLRVNLTWRMRTSDIGGSQRESLLRHPFKALKPPEVLGHSQSMVNVDLDLGCLYELADGTKGVVQPLGGLLGDVNAPPYVKLSGDDRFGSASGETMYVNLDHRDQIKRLLVFVYIYDQTPAFDRTHAIVTLYPSNGPRIEIGLDERHPQARSCAVVMIENIKGELIVRREVQFVYGFQGELDRLYGWGLQWGRGYKAKADR, via the coding sequence ATGGGCTTCTTGGACGGACTCCGGGGCGGCCGTGAGGTCGACTTCGACTCGGGCAGCGCGGCCAGCAACGCGATCGAACTGACCAAGCGGCACAACCGGGTCTCGCTCACCAAGCAGGGCGCGGCGACCGGGAACCTCCGTGTCAACCTGACCTGGCGGATGCGGACCTCCGACATCGGGGGCTCACAGCGGGAGTCGCTGCTGCGGCACCCCTTCAAGGCGCTCAAGCCGCCGGAGGTCCTCGGACACAGCCAGAGCATGGTCAACGTCGACCTCGACCTCGGGTGCCTGTACGAGCTGGCCGACGGCACGAAGGGCGTCGTCCAGCCCCTCGGCGGTCTGCTGGGGGACGTCAACGCGCCGCCGTACGTGAAGCTCAGCGGGGACGACCGGTTCGGGTCGGCGTCCGGCGAGACGATGTACGTCAACCTCGATCACCGGGACCAGATCAAGCGGCTGCTGGTCTTCGTGTACATCTACGACCAGACACCGGCGTTCGACCGTACGCACGCCATCGTGACGCTGTACCCGAGCAATGGGCCGCGGATCGAGATAGGTCTCGACGAGCGGCACCCTCAGGCCCGGTCCTGCGCGGTCGTGATGATCGAGAACATCAAGGGCGAGCTCATCGTGCGGCGTGAGGTGCAGTTCGTGTACGGGTTCCAGGGCGAGCTGGACCGGCTGTACGGGTGGGGGCTGCAGTGGGGTCGGGGTTACAAGGCGAAGGCGGACCGGTGA
- a CDS encoding TerD family protein, whose translation MTHAMLKGSNVPLEATTVRAVMRWAPGQGVPVVDASALLLGPDGRVRSDEDFVFYNQPRHPSGKVWLLGKKRVAEGPTDTIQTDLAGVEPEVSQILLVASVDDSSVDNATFGRVQGLRILLYDASVADGEPLLYFDIKPETGAETALICGELYRRGEGWKFRALGEGYVEGLQGLATDFGIVVDESDSAETPLQPEPTSFPLPPEQPAQSASSVPTQPAYGYPQQATPATAPVAASGYGYPQPVSPVPAPAEFRMPPQGPQFIGR comes from the coding sequence ATGACGCACGCCATGCTGAAAGGGTCGAACGTCCCGCTGGAAGCCACCACGGTACGCGCCGTGATGCGCTGGGCGCCCGGGCAGGGGGTCCCGGTCGTCGATGCCTCGGCGCTCCTCCTCGGCCCCGACGGTCGTGTGCGATCCGACGAGGACTTCGTCTTCTACAACCAGCCCCGGCACCCCTCCGGGAAGGTCTGGCTCCTCGGCAAGAAGCGCGTCGCCGAGGGTCCCACCGACACGATCCAGACAGATCTGGCCGGTGTCGAGCCCGAGGTCAGCCAGATTCTCCTGGTCGCGTCGGTGGACGACTCGTCGGTGGACAACGCCACCTTCGGCCGCGTGCAGGGCCTGCGCATCCTGTTGTACGACGCCTCGGTCGCCGATGGCGAGCCGCTGCTCTACTTCGACATCAAGCCGGAGACGGGCGCGGAGACCGCCCTGATCTGCGGCGAGCTGTACCGCCGCGGCGAGGGCTGGAAGTTCCGCGCCCTGGGCGAGGGCTATGTGGAGGGCCTCCAGGGCCTGGCCACGGACTTCGGCATCGTGGTGGACGAGTCCGACTCCGCGGAGACCCCGCTCCAGCCCGAGCCCACGTCGTTCCCCCTGCCGCCGGAGCAACCGGCCCAGTCGGCATCCTCGGTCCCCACCCAGCCGGCCTACGGCTACCCCCAGCAGGCGACTCCGGCGACCGCCCCCGTGGCCGCGTCGGGCTACGGCTACCCGCAGCCGGTGAGTCCGGTACCGGCCCCGGCGGAGTTCCGTATGCCTCCCCAAGGGCCGCAGTTCATCGGACGGTAG
- a CDS encoding HpcH/HpaI aldolase/citrate lyase family protein has translation MRHFGHIAPEVRQRLFHQEPCEFTADSSARLLSAALGATLYSPATRPRLADDIVKQTGRGVVSMVLCLEDSIGDEEVAEGEENLVRQFTDLADRRVDPPLLFIRVRHPEQIPDLVRRLGPAVRLLSGFVLPKFTEERGIPFLEALSGAEVASGHRLFAMPVLESPELLYRETRVETLEGIARAVDKYRDRVLALRLGVTDFCSSYGLRRAPDMTAWDVQIVASVIADVVNMLGRADGTGFTVTGPVWEYFRVQERMFKPQLRRSPFLEGQAEELREALIEHAMDGLLREITLDQANGLLGKTCIHPSHVLPVHALSVVSHEEFSDAQDILRPERGGGGVLRSQYTNKMNEVKPHRAWAERTLLRAEVFGVANEDIGFVELLAAGISG, from the coding sequence ATGCGTCATTTCGGGCACATCGCCCCTGAGGTGCGTCAGCGCCTCTTCCACCAGGAGCCCTGCGAGTTCACCGCGGATTCCTCGGCCCGGCTGCTCTCCGCGGCCTTGGGCGCCACGCTCTACAGTCCGGCCACGCGGCCGCGGCTCGCCGACGACATCGTCAAGCAGACCGGACGCGGCGTGGTCTCGATGGTGCTGTGCCTGGAAGACTCGATCGGTGACGAGGAAGTCGCAGAGGGCGAGGAGAACCTCGTCCGGCAGTTCACGGACCTCGCGGACCGGCGGGTGGACCCGCCCCTGCTCTTCATCCGGGTCCGCCACCCCGAGCAGATCCCCGATCTCGTACGACGGCTCGGTCCCGCCGTCCGGCTGCTGTCCGGATTCGTGCTCCCGAAGTTCACCGAGGAACGCGGCATCCCCTTCCTGGAGGCCCTCTCCGGCGCCGAGGTCGCGAGCGGACACCGGCTGTTCGCCATGCCCGTGCTGGAGTCTCCCGAGCTGCTCTACCGGGAGACGCGCGTAGAGACCCTGGAGGGCATCGCGCGCGCGGTCGACAAGTACCGCGACCGGGTCCTGGCGCTACGGCTCGGCGTCACCGACTTCTGTTCCTCCTACGGCCTGCGCCGCGCCCCCGACATGACCGCCTGGGACGTCCAGATCGTCGCCTCCGTGATCGCCGACGTGGTGAACATGCTGGGCCGCGCCGACGGCACCGGCTTCACCGTGACCGGGCCGGTCTGGGAGTACTTCCGGGTCCAGGAGCGCATGTTCAAGCCGCAGCTGCGCCGCAGCCCCTTCCTGGAGGGCCAGGCCGAGGAACTGCGCGAGGCGCTCATCGAGCACGCCATGGACGGCCTGCTGCGCGAGATCACCCTCGACCAGGCCAACGGCCTGCTCGGCAAGACCTGCATCCACCCCTCCCACGTGCTGCCCGTGCACGCACTGTCCGTGGTCAGCCACGAGGAGTTCAGTGACGCGCAGGACATCCTGCGGCCCGAGCGCGGCGGTGGCGGGGTGCTGAGGTCGCAATACACGAACAAGATGAATGAAGTGAAGCCGCATCGCGCCTGGGCCGAGCGGACCCTGCTGCGCGCCGAGGTCTTCGGGGTGGCGAACGAGGACATCGGCTTCGTGGAGCTGCTCGCCGCCGGAATCTCCGGCTGA
- a CDS encoding HAD family hydrolase, translating to MPTQPPVLVASDLDRTLIYSAAALALTMPDARAPRLLCVEVHESRPLSYMTETAAGLLSELGDAAVFVPTTTRTRKQYQRINLPGPAPTYAICANGGHLLVDGVTDLDWHTRVTARLADECAPLEEIRAHLQERADPLWVRKHRIAEDLFVYLVVERELLPEDWVKELAVWAENRGWTVSLQGRKIYAVPKPLTKSAAMREVARRTGAALTLAAGDSLLDADLLLAADRGWRPGHGELADAGWTAPEITALPERGVAAGERILREFLRTARTPQ from the coding sequence ATGCCGACGCAGCCTCCGGTGCTCGTGGCGAGCGACCTCGACCGTACGCTCATCTACTCCGCCGCCGCCCTGGCGCTCACCATGCCGGACGCGCGGGCGCCCCGGCTGCTCTGCGTCGAGGTGCACGAGAGCAGGCCGCTGTCGTACATGACGGAGACCGCGGCCGGGCTGCTCTCCGAGCTCGGGGACGCGGCGGTCTTCGTGCCGACGACGACCCGCACCCGCAAGCAGTACCAGCGCATCAACCTGCCGGGCCCCGCGCCCACTTACGCGATCTGCGCGAACGGCGGCCATCTGCTGGTCGACGGTGTCACCGACCTCGACTGGCACACCCGCGTCACGGCCCGCCTCGCCGACGAGTGCGCGCCCCTGGAGGAGATCCGCGCGCACCTCCAGGAAAGGGCAGATCCCTTGTGGGTGCGCAAGCACCGGATCGCCGAGGACCTCTTCGTCTACCTCGTCGTCGAGCGTGAACTGCTGCCCGAGGACTGGGTGAAGGAGCTCGCGGTGTGGGCGGAGAACCGCGGCTGGACGGTCTCCCTCCAGGGCCGCAAGATCTACGCCGTCCCCAAGCCGCTCACCAAGAGCGCGGCCATGCGTGAGGTGGCCCGGCGCACCGGTGCCGCCCTGACGCTGGCCGCGGGTGACTCCCTGCTGGACGCCGACCTGCTCCTCGCGGCCGACCGGGGCTGGCGGCCCGGACACGGGGAGCTGGCGGACGCGGGCTGGACGGCTCCGGAGATCACCGCGCTGCCCGAGCGGGGTGTCGCGGCCGGGGAGCGGATCCTGCGGGAGTTCCTCAGGACGGCTCGGACACCTCAGTAG
- a CDS encoding DedA family protein, which translates to MSAIDWVNGLMDTLGAPGAGIAIALENLFPPLPSEAILPLAGFAASTGRMSLVAVLLWTTAGSVIGALALYGVGALLGRDRTVALAARLPLVKVSDIERTEAWFLRHGTKAVFFGRMIPVFRSLVSVPAGVERMPLPVFLTLTTLGSALWNTAFVLAGHALGANWTQVTDLVSAYSKVVLAVAALAVVAFIAVRLLRRGRPSPTEVSEPS; encoded by the coding sequence ATGTCAGCCATCGACTGGGTCAACGGCCTCATGGACACGCTCGGCGCGCCCGGTGCCGGGATCGCCATCGCCCTGGAGAACCTCTTCCCGCCCCTCCCGAGCGAGGCGATCCTGCCGCTCGCGGGCTTCGCGGCGAGCACCGGCCGGATGAGCCTGGTCGCCGTGCTGCTGTGGACGACGGCGGGCTCGGTGATCGGCGCCCTCGCGCTCTACGGCGTCGGCGCGTTGCTCGGCCGGGACCGCACGGTGGCGCTCGCGGCCCGGCTGCCCCTCGTCAAGGTCTCGGACATCGAGCGGACCGAGGCCTGGTTCCTGCGGCACGGCACCAAGGCCGTGTTCTTCGGCCGGATGATCCCGGTCTTCCGCAGCCTCGTCTCCGTCCCGGCCGGTGTCGAACGCATGCCGCTGCCCGTGTTCCTGACGCTGACCACCTTGGGCAGCGCCCTGTGGAACACGGCGTTCGTCCTCGCGGGCCACGCCCTGGGCGCCAACTGGACCCAGGTCACCGACCTCGTGTCCGCGTACTCGAAGGTCGTCCTCGCGGTCGCCGCGCTCGCGGTCGTGGCCTTCATCGCCGTACGACTGCTGCGGCGAGGCCGGCCGAGCCCTACTGAGGTGTCCGAGCCGTCCTGA